In the Streptomyces sp. SJL17-4 genome, CCGTCATCAGGAGATAGAGGAACGCGGTGAAGGGCAGCAGCGGAGCGAGCCACAGCGGCTGCCCGTAGTAACGGAGCATCGGCACGTACGTCCCCGCCATCACCGCCCACGCCGCACCACCCGCCCAGGCCGCCACCCCGTCCCCGCGCACCGCACCCGCCAACAGGGCCGCCGGCGGCACCAGGTAGACGAGCACGAGTCCGGCCACCGTCCCCAGGAGCAGCAGGGGACTGTGCCGCAGCTGCGCGTACGCGCTGCGGGCGACCATCCGCCACAGATCGCCGAGCCCCGGATAGGGGCGCACGCTGTCGACCCGCTCCGCGAGCCCCAGCCAGATCCGGCCACCCGCCCGCCGTACGGCCCGTGCCAGGGACACATCGTCGATCACCGCCTGCCGGATCACCTCCGGCACGTCCGCGGCCACCGCCGTCTCCGTCCTCAGCAGTACACAGCCACCCGCGGCGGCCGTCGCCAGCGGACGCGGCCGGTTGATCCAGCGGAAGGGATACAGCTGCGCGAAGAAGTAGACGAACGCCGGCACGACCAGGCGCTCCCAGAGGCTCTCCACCCGGAGCCGCGCCATCTGTGACACCAGGTCAAGACCGTTGGCCTCCGCCGCCGACACCAGGAGACGCAGGCTGTCCG is a window encoding:
- a CDS encoding glycosyltransferase, yielding MSTLAWFALVSLAVWVWLLLGQGFFWRTDQRLPSASGDPERRTRVEPDRWPRVAVVVPARDEAEVLPLSLPSLLAQDYPGVAEVILVDDGSTDGTGRLAVELAARCGGLPLTVVSPGEPEPGWTGKLWALRHGMGLARTRGPGFLLLTDADIAHEPDSLRLLVSAAEANGLDLVSQMARLRVESLWERLVVPAFVYFFAQLYPFRWINRPRPLATAAAGGCVLLRTETAVAADVPEVIRQAVIDDVSLARAVRRAGGRIWLGLAERVDSVRPYPGLGDLWRMVARSAYAQLRHSPLLLLGTVAGLVLVYLVPPAALLAGAVRGDGVAAWAGGAAWAVMAGTYVPMLRYYGQPLWLAPLLPFTAFLYLLMTVDSAVRHHRGVGAAWKGRTYARARDHDVASGERGAPAPPS